The following are encoded together in the Pleurocapsa sp. FMAR1 genome:
- a CDS encoding efflux RND transporter periplasmic adaptor subunit — translation MRKSAMSSTSYAIASKTISVSLLFFALVGCGKKPEAQAPPPPAAVEVKDLSKSTVQTSSEYVGNLEAKQRVALAPRVDGRILNIAATEGDPVKKGDLIVELQLNQEQGQVNAAESQVNIQRANINSAEADLRGAQAEVAQAEAAVEQSKADLVEQQAQLKSAKTNLGRSQFLVKEGAQSQQVLDDRTRDVDAAQAKSNALKAAVNSSQKALGAAQEKVTASRSAIAGQQAALKQAQTRVGIANDTLDYNRLTAPIDGTVGNIQPKVGDYVEAGDQVTSITKDDAFELNISVPIEQAANLKTGLPVEIIDPQGKAISKGDISFISPKTDRSSQGILVKAAFNNDGRLRDDSFARARIIWSQKPGLLIPTEAVSSIAGRDFVFVAVEKKQKDGSTAMVAKQKPVELGEIQGQSYQVISGLESGDKLITSGILNLADGMPINPGEETATSKAVSSK, via the coding sequence ATGAGAAAAAGTGCGATGTCTTCGACTAGCTACGCAATCGCCAGCAAAACTATTAGCGTATCTTTACTATTTTTTGCTTTAGTAGGATGTGGCAAAAAGCCAGAAGCTCAAGCTCCCCCGCCCCCTGCTGCTGTAGAGGTTAAAGATTTGAGTAAGTCTACTGTCCAGACTAGCTCTGAATATGTAGGAAACCTAGAAGCCAAACAAAGAGTAGCCCTTGCTCCTAGAGTTGATGGCAGAATTCTCAATATTGCAGCCACAGAGGGAGATCCAGTCAAAAAAGGAGATCTGATTGTTGAACTGCAATTGAACCAAGAGCAGGGACAAGTTAATGCTGCTGAGTCTCAAGTAAATATTCAGCGAGCTAACATCAATAGTGCTGAGGCAGATTTAAGAGGCGCACAGGCAGAAGTAGCTCAAGCCGAAGCAGCAGTTGAGCAAAGTAAAGCAGACTTGGTAGAGCAACAAGCCCAATTAAAATCAGCCAAAACTAACCTAGGTAGAAGTCAGTTTTTAGTCAAAGAAGGGGCGCAGTCCCAACAGGTTTTAGACGATCGCACTAGGGACGTAGATGCAGCACAAGCAAAGAGTAATGCTTTAAAAGCGGCAGTCAATTCTAGTCAAAAAGCTCTTGGCGCAGCACAGGAAAAAGTAACTGCCTCCAGATCGGCGATCGCAGGACAACAGGCTGCTCTCAAACAAGCACAAACAAGAGTAGGCATTGCTAATGACACTCTTGACTATAATCGACTTACTGCACCCATAGATGGGACAGTGGGCAATATTCAGCCCAAAGTGGGTGATTATGTCGAGGCAGGAGATCAAGTAACCAGCATCACTAAAGATGATGCTTTTGAGCTAAACATTAGCGTTCCCATAGAACAGGCTGCTAACCTAAAGACTGGTTTACCCGTTGAGATTATCGACCCCCAAGGAAAAGCGATCTCCAAAGGAGATATTAGCTTTATTTCACCAAAAACCGATAGAAGTAGTCAGGGGATTTTAGTCAAGGCAGCATTTAATAATGACGGTAGATTAAGAGACGATAGCTTTGCAAGAGCTAGAATAATATGGTCACAAAAGCCAGGGCTTTTAATTCCTACTGAGGCAGTATCTAGTATTGCAGGCAGAGACTTTGTTTTTGTGGCGGTAGAGAAAAAACAAAAAGACGGTTCAACTGCTATGGTTGCCAAACAAAAGCCTGTAGAGCTAGGAGAGATTCAAGGTCAATCTTATCAGGTAATTTCTGGGTTAGAGTCAGGGGACAAATTAATTACCTCTGGCATTCTTAATCTAGCCGATGGTATGCCGATTAATCCTGGAGAAGAAACCGCCACCAGTAAAGCAGTAAGTAGTAAGTAG
- a CDS encoding LptF/LptG family permease, with translation MKIGAVKLFDRASLGLSVMNLYIIRELILPFLFGMGIFTSLGLSIGAVFELIRKVTDSGLFWGVAVKVLILKMPGFIVLAFPMSILLATLMSYSRLSNDSELIALRSVGVNIYRLIMPAIAFSLCVVALAFLFNNFIAPAANYQASVTLEKALGETKPNFKTENILYDEYTEIPIKGDQTQTKEVLTRLFYAEEFDGEQMKNLTVLDRSRGSVSQIVTARSAKWNVLENIWDFYNGTIYLIGIDGSYNNIVRFQHQQLALPKTALDITKEGKNTDEMNIFEARKYLEIIKRSADEQRVRKWQVRIQEKIAIPFACVVFALIGVALGITPQNSGKTTSFGICIGLIFAYYLVSFISQSIGISGVIPPWLAAWSPNLLGLGAAGGLLAKTTE, from the coding sequence ATGAAAATCGGTGCAGTTAAGCTATTTGATCGAGCAAGTTTAGGTTTGTCGGTAATGAACCTCTACATCATCAGGGAGTTGATTTTACCGTTTTTGTTTGGCATGGGAATTTTTACTTCCTTAGGTCTATCTATTGGCGCAGTATTTGAATTGATTCGCAAGGTCACAGACTCAGGCTTGTTTTGGGGAGTAGCTGTTAAAGTGCTGATTTTGAAAATGCCAGGATTCATCGTGCTGGCGTTTCCCATGTCTATCTTGCTAGCGACATTGATGAGCTATAGTCGTTTATCTAACGATAGCGAATTAATTGCCCTACGTAGTGTTGGGGTTAATATTTATCGTTTAATTATGCCAGCGATCGCCTTTAGCTTGTGTGTTGTTGCCCTTGCCTTTTTATTTAATAATTTTATTGCTCCCGCTGCCAATTATCAGGCTTCAGTCACCCTCGAAAAAGCACTTGGAGAGACTAAACCCAATTTTAAGACTGAGAATATTTTATATGACGAATACACAGAAATTCCCATAAAGGGAGATCAAACCCAAACCAAAGAAGTACTAACGCGGTTGTTTTATGCCGAAGAATTTGACGGGGAGCAAATGAAAAATCTAACGGTATTAGATCGTTCTCGCGGCTCGGTTAGTCAAATCGTCACGGCGCGATCGGCTAAATGGAATGTGTTAGAAAATATTTGGGACTTTTACAATGGCACAATTTATTTAATTGGCATAGACGGTAGCTATAACAACATAGTGCGTTTTCAGCATCAACAACTGGCACTTCCCAAAACTGCTTTAGATATTACTAAAGAAGGCAAAAACACCGATGAAATGAATATCTTTGAAGCTAGAAAATATTTAGAAATAATTAAACGTAGTGCTGATGAACAAAGAGTTCGTAAATGGCAAGTTCGGATTCAAGAAAAAATTGCCATCCCTTTTGCTTGTGTGGTATTTGCCTTAATCGGTGTTGCCCTAGGGATTACCCCTCAAAACTCAGGTAAAACCACTAGTTTCGGTATCTGTATTGGACTAATTTTTGCTTATTATCTTGTATCTTTTATTTCTCAATCAATAGGAATTTCAGGGGTTATCCCTCCTTGGCTAGCAGCATGGTCACCAAATTTATTAGGTTTAGGCGCAGCAGGTGGATTGTTAGCTAAGACAACTGAATAA
- a CDS encoding winged helix-turn-helix transcriptional regulator — protein MVSQKKQEPLLDIDCPVRQLINIVGDKWTLPVLYVLKQDTKRYSELQREIPGISKKMLTQTLRRLESNNIVKRKVYPVIPPKTEYNLTIFGKKLIEPIEVLADWAWDHQKELKIICNRRYKNAQ, from the coding sequence ATGGTTTCCCAAAAAAAACAAGAACCCCTCCTAGATATAGATTGCCCAGTACGTCAGCTAATCAATATTGTGGGTGACAAATGGACATTGCCAGTTTTATATGTCTTGAAACAAGATACTAAAAGGTATAGTGAACTACAGCGAGAAATTCCTGGAATTTCAAAAAAGATGCTGACCCAAACGTTGAGAAGGCTAGAATCAAACAACATTGTAAAACGAAAGGTTTATCCTGTCATCCCTCCTAAGACAGAGTACAATTTGACTATTTTTGGTAAAAAGTTAATTGAGCCTATAGAAGTCTTGGCAGATTGGGCTTGGGATCATCAAAAAGAACTAAAGATAATTTGCAATCGTCGTTACAAAAACGCTCAGTAG
- the ttcA gene encoding tRNA 2-thiocytidine(32) synthetase TtcA: MEATKVRTSNNFKRLQARLRGQVGKAIADYQMIEQGDRVMVCLSGGKDSYTMLDMLLSLQRKAPVDFELLAVNLDQKQPGFPTHVLPDYLAALNVSYRIVEQDTYSTVTSIVPEGKTMCGLCSRLRRGILYRVATEEGINKIALGHHRDDIVETLFLNMFYGGKLKAMPPKLLSNDKKNIVIRPLAYCAEAEIEKYAKAREFPIIPCNLCGSQENLQRVQIKQMLQRWERESPGRINSLFHSLQNVSPSHLADPELFDFASLGKGSSSSC, encoded by the coding sequence ATGGAAGCGACTAAGGTTCGTACTTCTAATAATTTCAAAAGGCTTCAGGCGCGATTGCGTGGGCAAGTGGGCAAAGCGATCGCCGATTATCAGATGATCGAGCAAGGCGATCGCGTTATGGTATGTTTATCTGGCGGGAAAGACTCTTACACCATGTTAGATATGCTGCTTAGTTTACAGCGCAAAGCCCCTGTTGATTTTGAGCTACTGGCAGTCAATTTAGATCAAAAGCAGCCTGGTTTTCCCACCCACGTCTTGCCAGATTATTTAGCTGCCTTAAACGTTTCTTATCGCATTGTCGAACAGGATACCTATAGTACTGTCACAAGTATAGTTCCCGAAGGCAAAACCATGTGCGGTTTGTGTTCTCGTCTGCGTCGGGGGATTCTCTATCGGGTTGCCACAGAAGAAGGAATCAATAAAATTGCCTTAGGACATCATCGTGATGATATTGTTGAGACTTTATTTCTCAATATGTTTTATGGTGGAAAACTTAAAGCTATGCCTCCCAAGCTTTTAAGCAATGATAAGAAGAATATTGTGATTCGTCCTTTGGCTTATTGTGCGGAAGCGGAAATTGAAAAATACGCCAAAGCAAGAGAGTTTCCCATCATTCCCTGTAATTTATGCGGTAGTCAAGAAAATTTACAGCGAGTCCAGATCAAGCAAATGCTTCAAAGGTGGGAAAGAGAATCTCCAGGAAGAATTAATAGTCTGTTTCATAGTCTGCAAAATGTTTCTCCTTCTCATTTGGCAGATCCAGAATTATTTGATTTTGCTAGCCTTGGTAAAGGATCTTCTAGTAGTTGCTAA
- a CDS encoding 2Fe-2S iron-sulfur cluster-binding protein, giving the protein MSNTYAVEINHQGKTQTIQVEETQSILEAATSAGIDLPFSCSAGVCTTCAAQILSGEVEQSEGMGVSPELQAEGYALLCVAYPRSDIKLESGKEDIVYQRQFGKQ; this is encoded by the coding sequence ATGTCCAATACCTACGCCGTCGAAATAAATCATCAAGGTAAAACTCAAACTATCCAGGTTGAAGAAACACAAAGTATTTTAGAAGCTGCTACCAGCGCAGGTATTGATTTGCCCTTTTCCTGTAGTGCTGGAGTATGTACTACCTGTGCTGCTCAAATTCTCTCAGGAGAGGTGGAACAAAGTGAGGGCATGGGAGTATCTCCAGAATTACAAGCTGAAGGATATGCCCTATTATGTGTAGCATATCCTCGTTCAGATATTAAACTAGAGTCTGGCAAAGAAGATATTGTCTATCAAAGACAGTTTGGCAAACAGTAA
- a CDS encoding ATP-binding response regulator translates to MLKRILILIEHQQNRQMLSQSLAQDYQVLSPEVKEDFVVVGEQMLSEDFDLCFIDFGAIYYLRAKMEARREAESPIFLPFVFLTTLKDVGLSTDHLEQLIDDLIYLPIRKIELRTKLRVLLRSRSSSLGLQAAQLKLKEALIQEQDLNQLKSRFVSIVSHEFRNPLNSISGMAQIFELYGDNLPPEKKAELLQQLQRNVSKMTNLLDNVLVLGRKDMGKLEFNPASLNLKIFCRDLIAEVQTVFEHKQTVNFAYQGEQEFNLDSKLLHPVLTNLLSNACKYSPKDSAIDFEVSCQTEEIVLAIRDRGIGIPAADIPNLFNSFYRASNSQGFQGTGLGLAIAKEYIELHQGAIAVSSEPKVSTSFVITIPVKTTTNKST, encoded by the coding sequence ATGTTAAAACGGATTCTTATACTCATTGAACATCAACAGAATCGGCAAATGTTATCTCAATCTCTTGCCCAAGATTATCAGGTCTTGTCTCCTGAAGTGAAAGAAGATTTTGTCGTGGTTGGCGAACAAATGCTATCTGAAGATTTTGATTTGTGCTTTATTGACTTTGGGGCAATCTATTACCTACGAGCAAAAATGGAGGCTAGAAGAGAAGCAGAATCACCGATATTTTTGCCTTTTGTTTTCTTGACGACTTTAAAAGATGTTGGTCTGTCTACAGATCATTTAGAACAGTTAATTGACGATCTTATTTATCTGCCGATTAGAAAAATTGAACTACGAACAAAGTTAAGGGTGTTGTTGCGATCGCGTTCTTCCTCTTTAGGGCTTCAGGCAGCGCAATTAAAATTAAAAGAGGCTTTAATTCAAGAGCAAGATTTAAATCAGTTAAAATCTCGATTTGTGTCAATAGTGTCCCATGAGTTTCGCAATCCTCTCAACAGCATTTCTGGCATGGCGCAAATTTTCGAGCTATATGGAGATAATTTACCCCCTGAGAAAAAAGCAGAGCTTTTGCAGCAGCTACAGCGTAACGTTAGTAAGATGACAAATTTGCTGGACAATGTGCTGGTTCTTGGTCGCAAAGACATGGGTAAACTTGAGTTTAATCCCGCATCACTGAATTTGAAAATTTTTTGTCGCGATTTAATAGCTGAAGTACAAACAGTTTTTGAGCATAAGCAAACCGTTAACTTTGCCTATCAAGGAGAACAAGAATTCAACTTAGATAGTAAGCTACTCCATCCTGTGCTGACCAATTTACTATCTAACGCCTGTAAGTATTCTCCCAAAGATAGCGCGATCGATTTTGAAGTTTCTTGCCAGACGGAAGAGATAGTATTAGCCATCCGCGATCGCGGTATTGGTATTCCCGCAGCAGATATCCCCAATCTCTTTAATTCCTTTTATCGTGCCAGTAACTCTCAAGGATTTCAAGGTACGGGTTTAGGTCTGGCGATCGCTAAAGAATATATCGAGTTACACCAAGGGGCGATCGCAGTCTCTAGTGAGCCAAAAGTAAGCACTAGCTTTGTGATTACTATTCCTGTCAAAACAACAACGAATAAATCTACTTAG
- the lepB gene encoding signal peptidase I: protein MPSTEINKKANLWRNVKENGTTVAIALVLAFLIRVFIAEPRYIPSESMFPTLTIGDRLVVEKVAYKFNPPARGDIVVFEPPTKLRLLGYEKNQAFIKRAIAIGGETVAVKDGIVYVNNQPLAEDYIAAPPNYNLMPVTVPEGQVFVMGDNRNNSNDSHIWGFLPTENIIGHAVLRFWPFERIGIV from the coding sequence ATGCCTTCTACTGAAATAAATAAAAAAGCTAATTTATGGCGCAATGTTAAAGAAAATGGCACTACAGTCGCTATTGCTCTAGTTTTAGCTTTTTTAATTCGGGTTTTTATTGCTGAACCTCGCTATATCCCTTCAGAGTCCATGTTTCCTACTTTAACAATTGGCGATCGCCTGGTTGTGGAAAAGGTGGCATACAAGTTCAATCCTCCAGCCAGAGGAGATATTGTCGTTTTTGAACCGCCAACCAAACTTAGGCTTTTAGGTTACGAAAAAAACCAGGCGTTTATCAAAAGAGCGATCGCTATAGGAGGAGAGACAGTAGCTGTTAAAGATGGAATAGTTTATGTCAATAATCAGCCTTTAGCAGAAGATTATATTGCTGCACCGCCTAATTATAATCTGATGCCCGTTACAGTCCCAGAGGGACAAGTATTTGTCATGGGAGACAACCGCAACAACAGCAATGATTCCCACATCTGGGGATTTTTACCAACAGAAAATATCATTGGTCATGCTGTACTGCGATTTTGGCCCTTTGAGCGTATTGGCATAGTTTAA
- a CDS encoding efflux RND transporter permease subunit produces the protein MLLSISDPFIKRPILTTVCAAIIVIVGAISIPILPISQLPQIAPIQVEVSSTYIGADAETAETNVTTIIEREINGVENMSYISSNTSNNGVSNITVSFPPDVDRDIAQVNVQNRESLSEPRLPSVVQQTGVTVQKSSPDLLLGIAFFAENGEYDDLFLSNYIDLYLLDQVKRIEGVGRTVIFGERKYAMRLWLDPDALAARNLSPEDVADALEEQNIQVGAGSIGKQPTQDNQRFEFTLRATGRLKSAEEFNDLIVATGENGNLIRLRDIGRAELGAENYDTSATFKGKPTAGMGVYQLPGSNALQVGSAVKETVAELAKTFPPGMTYEIALDTTEFVQVSLKEVIITLVQAILLVVLIIFIFLQDWRTMIIPALAIPVSLIGAFIFLNVFGFQINTLTLFAMVLSTGLVVDDAIVVVEAIATKVERGMKPRIAAVDTMNELSGAVIATSLVLMAVFIPVSFFPGSTGVIFKQFALTIVFAIALSTFNALSFSPTIAGILLRPPKERRGILGKFFNKFNQGFDWINVKYTQGITFLSKKFVRPFVIAGFTALIIFTYFLYNLIPTGFIPEEDQGYFFTIVQAPDGVSLNYTQEIMEQVGNKMNEIEDIQSNFALSGFGFEGNGSSRGFVFSKLKPWDDRPNQDQSIYAILGRLNASFGEIKGARALSVNAPPVRGLSSFGGFEFQLQDRVGLPISVLVENSNKMIAAANKRPEIGAAFTQFAANTPQIEVNVNRDRAKAIGVDIDDVFNTLQSYLGSRYVNDFVLGQRQYRVYIQADGNFRSNPQDINKLYVNSASGQSVSLGTLVSLKKFTGPSIITHYNLFRTIKIQGSPAPGFSTGQAIKAMEEVATATLPASLGYEWTGTALQEKSAGGQSGLIFGLGLLMAFLVLAAQYESYVDPIIIILTVPMAVLGAISAIWIRANLLQAGSIWPIINNDVYVQVGLVMLIGLASKNAILIVEYANQLKAQGLNTVKAAIKAGQERFRPILMTAISSLVGFYPLVVATGAGASSRWSLGTAVFGGLLLATVLSLFLVPSLYIIIKSLESFFKKDKDSGGSGNNGKTNNSNNGRLAPKEKSPTDLAPNYRLDSNQ, from the coding sequence ATGCTTCTGAGTATCTCCGACCCATTTATCAAACGTCCAATTTTAACGACAGTTTGCGCTGCCATTATTGTGATAGTGGGGGCAATAAGCATTCCTATATTGCCTATTTCCCAATTACCCCAAATAGCCCCAATTCAAGTAGAAGTAAGTTCGACTTATATTGGCGCAGATGCAGAAACCGCTGAAACCAATGTTACCACCATTATTGAACGAGAAATCAATGGGGTGGAAAACATGAGCTATATCTCCTCCAACACTAGTAATAATGGTGTCAGCAATATAACAGTTTCTTTTCCTCCAGATGTAGACCGCGATATTGCTCAGGTAAATGTGCAAAACAGGGAGTCTTTATCAGAACCGCGGCTACCAAGCGTTGTGCAACAAACTGGTGTAACGGTACAAAAATCATCTCCAGACTTGCTGCTGGGGATTGCCTTTTTTGCCGAAAACGGCGAATATGACGACCTGTTTTTGAGTAACTATATCGACCTTTATTTACTCGATCAGGTAAAAAGAATTGAAGGGGTAGGACGGACAGTTATTTTTGGCGAAAGAAAATACGCCATGCGTCTCTGGCTCGATCCTGATGCTTTGGCTGCGCGCAATTTAAGTCCAGAAGATGTAGCTGATGCCTTAGAAGAACAAAATATTCAGGTGGGTGCAGGAAGCATTGGGAAACAACCCACCCAAGACAATCAAAGGTTTGAATTTACGCTTCGGGCGACTGGTAGATTAAAAAGTGCTGAAGAATTTAATGATTTAATAGTAGCCACTGGAGAAAACGGTAATTTAATCAGGCTAAGAGATATTGGCAGAGCAGAATTAGGAGCAGAAAACTATGATACCTCGGCAACGTTCAAAGGGAAGCCTACGGCAGGGATGGGGGTGTATCAACTTCCTGGCAGTAATGCCTTACAGGTTGGTAGCGCAGTTAAAGAAACAGTTGCCGAATTAGCTAAAACCTTCCCTCCTGGAATGACATATGAAATTGCCTTAGATACTACGGAATTTGTCCAGGTATCGTTGAAAGAGGTGATTATAACTTTGGTGCAGGCGATTTTGCTAGTAGTTTTAATCATTTTTATCTTCCTGCAAGACTGGCGCACCATGATTATTCCAGCACTCGCCATTCCCGTATCTTTAATCGGTGCCTTTATCTTTCTCAATGTTTTTGGCTTTCAAATCAACACTCTGACTCTATTTGCCATGGTACTTTCTACAGGGTTGGTGGTAGATGATGCAATTGTGGTGGTAGAAGCGATCGCTACTAAAGTAGAACGAGGCATGAAGCCGCGTATTGCAGCAGTTGATACTATGAACGAGTTGAGCGGGGCGGTAATTGCCACCTCTTTGGTCTTGATGGCAGTGTTTATTCCCGTGTCCTTCTTTCCTGGTTCAACAGGAGTAATCTTCAAGCAGTTTGCCCTGACAATTGTCTTTGCGATCGCTCTTTCGACCTTTAATGCCCTTAGCTTTTCCCCCACCATAGCAGGTATTTTATTACGCCCGCCCAAAGAAAGAAGAGGTATTTTAGGCAAGTTTTTTAATAAGTTTAATCAGGGTTTTGACTGGATTAACGTTAAGTACACCCAAGGCATTACTTTTTTATCAAAAAAATTCGTCCGTCCTTTTGTCATAGCGGGTTTTACTGCCCTGATTATCTTTACCTATTTTCTTTATAACTTAATTCCCACAGGCTTTATCCCTGAAGAAGATCAGGGTTATTTTTTTACCATTGTTCAAGCACCTGATGGCGTATCGCTCAACTACACCCAGGAGATAATGGAACAGGTGGGCAATAAAATGAACGAAATTGAAGATATTCAAAGCAATTTTGCCTTAAGTGGTTTTGGTTTTGAAGGTAACGGCAGCAGTCGCGGTTTTGTCTTTAGTAAGCTCAAGCCTTGGGATGATAGACCAAACCAAGATCAGTCAATTTATGCAATTCTTGGTCGTCTTAATGCTTCATTCGGGGAGATTAAAGGTGCTAGAGCCTTGTCGGTTAATGCTCCGCCTGTTAGGGGTTTAAGTAGTTTTGGGGGGTTTGAATTTCAACTCCAGGATCGTGTTGGGTTGCCAATCTCAGTCCTGGTGGAAAATTCCAATAAAATGATTGCTGCTGCCAATAAAAGACCAGAAATTGGCGCAGCTTTTACTCAGTTTGCAGCTAATACGCCCCAAATTGAGGTGAATGTAAATCGCGATCGCGCTAAAGCAATCGGCGTTGATATAGACGACGTATTTAATACTCTCCAGTCTTATCTTGGCTCTAGATACGTTAATGATTTTGTCCTAGGACAAAGACAATACCGCGTCTATATTCAGGCAGACGGCAATTTTCGCTCTAACCCGCAGGATATTAATAAGCTTTATGTTAATTCCGCAAGTGGACAGTCAGTCTCTCTAGGTACTTTAGTAAGTCTCAAGAAGTTCACAGGACCTTCAATTATTACCCACTACAACTTATTCCGCACTATCAAAATTCAAGGCTCTCCTGCCCCTGGCTTTAGTACAGGACAAGCAATCAAAGCCATGGAAGAAGTGGCAACAGCAACTTTACCTGCTAGTTTAGGTTATGAGTGGACTGGTACAGCTTTACAAGAAAAATCCGCTGGGGGACAGTCGGGGCTGATCTTTGGCTTGGGCTTATTAATGGCGTTTTTAGTTCTTGCTGCTCAATACGAAAGCTACGTAGACCCGATTATTATCATACTAACTGTACCTATGGCAGTTCTAGGTGCGATCTCAGCTATCTGGATACGAGCTAATCTTCTCCAAGCTGGCAGTATTTGGCCGATCATCAACAACGATGTGTATGTCCAGGTTGGTTTGGTAATGTTAATTGGGCTAGCTAGTAAAAACGCAATTCTAATTGTGGAATATGCCAACCAGTTAAAAGCCCAGGGACTAAATACGGTCAAAGCAGCGATTAAAGCAGGACAAGAGCGTTTTCGTCCTATTTTAATGACGGCCATCTCTAGTTTGGTTGGCTTTTATCCTTTGGTAGTAGCCACAGGCGCGGGTGCATCTAGCCGTTGGTCACTGGGGACAGCCGTATTTGGGGGATTGCTCTTGGCTACGGTCTTAAGTTTATTCTTAGTTCCTTCTCTATATATCATCATCAAAAGTTTAGAATCTTTCTTCAAAAAAGATAAAGACTCTGGAGGATCGGGAAATAATGGCAAGACTAATAATTCTAATAATGGTCGCCTCGCACCCAAGGAAAAATCGCCAACCGACCTAGCTCCTAACTATCGACTTGATTCAAATCAGTAA
- a CDS encoding phosphorylase family protein, whose translation MNLSINTIVVPQGAEYQAVCRGLQQKGSKIQVIAIPIGTKDVLQTLVNRSFKFTTPQRVLIMGLCGSLSQQYSVGDTVLYQDCCNLNRQYLNLEPELTTMIHNKLSLNLVTGLTSDRPICLASHKRKLAQQYAAEAVDMEGYGYIKELQRQGISVAMLRVISDDLTGNIPNLSLAIDEDGNLKSLPLASAFLRQPIAAIRLIKGSLIGLKKLQQITTKLCLM comes from the coding sequence GTGAATTTATCTATTAATACTATTGTCGTTCCTCAAGGGGCAGAATACCAGGCTGTCTGTCGTGGCTTACAGCAGAAAGGGAGTAAGATTCAAGTTATTGCCATCCCTATTGGTACAAAAGATGTATTACAAACCTTAGTTAATCGCTCTTTTAAGTTTACTACTCCCCAGAGGGTATTAATTATGGGCTTATGTGGCAGTCTTTCCCAGCAATATTCTGTAGGAGATACAGTCCTCTACCAAGACTGCTGTAATTTAAATCGACAGTATCTTAATTTAGAGCCTGAATTAACTACTATGATCCATAACAAATTATCGCTCAATTTAGTTACGGGCTTAACTAGCGATCGCCCAATTTGTTTAGCTTCCCATAAACGTAAGCTTGCTCAACAATATGCTGCTGAAGCTGTGGATATGGAGGGCTATGGCTATATTAAAGAGCTACAGCGTCAGGGAATATCTGTAGCTATGTTAAGGGTAATTAGCGATGATTTAACAGGTAATATACCCAATTTAAGTCTAGCTATTGATGAGGATGGTAATTTAAAATCTCTGCCACTGGCGAGCGCATTTCTACGTCAGCCTATTGCTGCAATTAGATTAATCAAGGGTTCTTTAATAGGATTGAAAAAGCTGCAACAAATTACTACTAAATTGTGCCTGATGTAA